A single genomic interval of Notolabrus celidotus isolate fNotCel1 chromosome 13, fNotCel1.pri, whole genome shotgun sequence harbors:
- the LOC117824190 gene encoding 26S proteasome regulatory subunit 4, with product MGQNQSGGHGPGGGKKDDKDKKKKYEPPIPTRVGKKKKKTKGPDAASKLPLVTPHTQCRLKLLKQERIKDYLLMEEEFIRNQEQMKPLEEKQEEERSKVDDLRGTPMSVGTLEEIIDDNHAIVSTSVGSEHYVSILSFVDKDLLEPGCSVLLNHKVHAVIGVLMDDTDPLVTVMKVEKAPQETYADIGGLDNQIQEIKESVELPLTHPEYYEEMGIKPPKGVILYGPPGTGKTLLAKAVANQTSATFLRVVGSELIQKYLGDGPKLVRELFRVAEEHAPSIVFIDEIDAIGTKRYDSNSGGEREIQRTMLELLNQLDGFDSRGDVKVIMATNRIETLDPALIRPGRIDRKIEFPLPDEKTKRRIFQIHTSRMTVADDVTLDDLILAKDDLSGADIKAICTEAGLMALRERRMKVTNEDFKKSKENVLYKKQEGTPEGLYL from the exons ATG GGTCAAAACCAGAGCGGAGGCCATGGTCCAGGCGGAGGCAAGAAGGATGACAAG gacaagaaaaagaaatatgagCCTCCGATTCCCACCAGAGttggcaagaagaagaagaagaccaaaGGACCAGATGCTGCTAGTAAACTACCTTTGG TCACCCCTCACACTCAGTGTCGTCTGAAGCTACTCAAGCAGGAGCGGATCAAAGACTATCTACTCATGGAGGAGGAGTTCATCAGGAACCAGGAGCAGATGAAGCCTCTGGAGGAGAAACAGGAG GAGGAGAGGTCAAAGGTGGATGACCTGCGTGGAACCCCAATGTCCGTGGGCACACTAGAGGAAATCATCGATGACAACCATGCCATCGTTTCCACCTCAGTGGGATCAGAGCACTACGTCAGCATCCTGTCATTTGTGGATAAAGATCTGCTGGAGCCCGGCTGCTCTGTTCTGCTCAACCACAAG GTTCATGCTGTGATCGGAGTACTGATGGATGACACTGATCCCTTGGTAACAGTGATGAAGGTTGAGAAGGCCCCTCAGGAGACCTATGCTGACATTGGAGGACTGGACAATCAGATCCAAGAGATAAAG GAGTCAGTAGAGTTACCCCTCACACATCCAGAGTATTATGAAGAGATGGGCATCAAGCCCCCTAAAGGTGTCATCCTTTATGGACCACCGGGCACAG GTAAGACCCTGCTCGCAAAGGCAGTAGCCAATCAGACATCAGCCACCTTCCTGCGTGTGGTGGGCTCAGAGCTGATCCAGAAGTACCTGGGAGACGGTCCCAAGCTGGTCCGAGAGCTGTTCAGGGTGGCAGAGGAGCACGCACCGTCTATCGTCTTCATCGATGAGATTGACGCTATCGGCACAAAGAG GTATGACTCTaactctggaggagagagggagattcaGAGGACCATGCTGGAGCTGCTCAACCAGCTGGACGGCTTCGACTCTCGGGGAGATGTGAAAGTTATCATGGCTACCAACCGGATAGAAACCCTGGACCCGGCCCTCATCAGACCTG GGAGAATCGACCGTAAGATCGAGTTCCCCCTGCCAGATGAGAAAACTAAAAGGAGGATCTTCCAGATCCACACCAGCCGCATGACCGTAGCAGATGATGTCACCCTTGATGACCTCATCCTGGCTAAAGACGACCTATCAGGAGCCGACATTAAG GCCATCTGCACAGAAGCCGGCCTCATGGCTCTGCGGGAGCGCCGTATGAAAGTCACCAATGAAGACTTCAAAAAGTCCAAGGAAAATGTCCTGTACAAAAAGCAGGAGGGCACACCGGAGGGGCTTTACCTCTAA
- the LOC117824258 gene encoding calmodulin-1 — MADQLTEEQIAEFKEAFSLFDKDGDGTITTKELGTVMRSLGQNPTEAELQDMINEVDADGNGTIDFPEFLTMMARKMKDTDSEEEIREAFRVFDKDGNGYISAAELRHVMTNLGEKLTDEEVDEMIREADIDGDGQVNYEEFVQMMTAK, encoded by the exons ATG GCTGACCAACTAACAGAGGAGCAGATCGCAG AGTTCAAGGAGGCTTTCTCCTTATTTGACAAGGATGGTGACGGCACCATTACCACCAAAGAGCTCGGCACCGTCATGAGGTCGCTGGGACAGAACCCCACAGAGGCTGAACTGCAGGACATGATCAACGAGGTGGACGCTGACG GTAATGGAACCATCGACTTCCCGGAGTTCTTGACTATGATGGCCAGAAAAATGAAGGACACAGACAGCGAGGAGGAGATCCGTGAGGCTTTCCGGGTATTTGATAAG GACGGAAACGGCTACATCAGTGCTGCAGAGCTCCGTCACGTCATGACGAACCTGGGGGAGAAGCTAACGGACGAGGAGGTGGACGAGATGATCAGAGAAGCAGACATTGACGGAGACGGACAGGTCAACTACGAAG